One stretch of Argiope bruennichi chromosome 3, qqArgBrue1.1, whole genome shotgun sequence DNA includes these proteins:
- the LOC129963729 gene encoding AP-3 complex subunit mu-1-like encodes MIHSLFIINPSGDVFMEKHWKSVIHRSVCDYFFDAQRKAASPDDIQPIIATPHHYLISIFRCNMFFVAVTTTEVSPLFVIEFLHRVVETFEDYFGDCSESLIKEHYVVVYELLDEMLDNGFPLATESNILKEMIKPPNILRTIANTVTGRSNISTTLPTGQLSSIPWRRTGVKYANNEAYFDIIEEIDAIMDNRGSVISAEIQGCIDCCIKLSGMPDLSLSFVNPRIFDDVSFHPCVRFRRWESERILSFVPPDGNFRLMSYHIGSQNMVAMPFYIRHDLSFSEVSGGKLEITVGPQVTMGKALENVIVEIPMPKSVLNMTLRPSQGKYTFDPVSKIMIWEVGRIESLRRPNIKGSIALQSGTGTPESNPTLTVKFTINQLAISGLKVNRLDMYGEKYKPFKGVKYVTKAGRFQVRT; translated from the exons ggATGTGTTTATGGAAAAGCATTGGAAAAGTGTGATACATCGCTCtgtatgtgattatttttttgatgCTCAGAGAAAAGCTGCATCTCCTGATGATATTCAGCCAATCATTGCTACACCTCATCATTActtaattagtattttcagaTGCAACATGTTTTTTGTTGCTGTTACAACTACAGAAG TATCTCCTCTATTTGTCATTGAATTTCTTCACAGAGTTGTTGAAACCTTTGAAGATTACTTTGGGGATTGCTCTGAATCTTTAATTAAAGAACATTATGTAGTAGTTTATGAG CTTTTGGATGAGATGTTAGATAATGGATTCCCTCTTGCGACTGAATCCAATATTTTGAAAGAGATGATAAAGCCACCAAACATATTGCGTACAATAGCAAATACTGTAACTGGACGTTCCAA TATAAGTACTACATTACCAACAGGCCAGCTTTCTAGTATACCATGGCGGAGAACTGgtgtaaaatatgcaaataatgaaGCTTACTTTGATATAATTGAAGAAATTGATGCCATTATGGATAACAGAGGGTCAGTGATATCTGCAGAAATACAAGGATGT atTGATTGTTGTATAAAATTGAGTGGAATGCCAGATCTCAGTTTGTCTTTCGTTAATCCAAGAATTTTTGATGATGTTAGTTTTCATCCATGTGTTCGATTTCGCCGTTGGGAA TCAGAGCGCATATTGTCTTTTGTACCTCCAGATGGTAACTTTAGGCTGATGTCATATCACATAGGatctcaaaa cATGGTGGCCATGCCTTTCTATATCCGGCATGATTTATCATTTTCTGAAGTGAGTGGTGGTAAGCTAGAGATAACTGTAGGACCTCAAGTTACAATGGGAAAAGCT CTAGAAAATGTGATTGTGGAAATTCCAATGCCTAAATCAGTATTAAATATGACTTTAAGACCTAGTCAAGGCAAATACACTTTTGATCCTGtaagtaaaataatgatttgGGAAGTAGGACGAATTGAATCTCTTCGAAGGCCAAACATAAAAGGATCT attgctTTGCAAAGTGGAACCGGAACTCCAGAAAGTAATCCTACTTTAACT GTGAAATTTACTATTAATCAATTAGCAATATCAGGTTTGAAAGTGAATCGTTTGGATATGTATGGAGAG aaatataagcCTTTTAAAGGAGTGAAATATGTTACAAAAGCTGGAAGATTTCAAGTAAgaacttaa
- the LOC129963730 gene encoding LOW QUALITY PROTEIN: thioredoxin reductase-like selenoprotein T (The sequence of the model RefSeq protein was modified relative to this genomic sequence to represent the inferred CDS: substituted 1 base at 1 genomic stop codon), whose translation MAENSRYVMGGLFVLFLAFSIREIFSGNTGNDASVVKEIPKTNFKNAFTGPMLKFMYCYSXGYRRVFEQYASIIQEKYPEITVLGDTFPPPPFRMHLANIIGFVKWCIIAMVLANFNPFVALGINTPSIFMWMTQNKLYACLMVFFLSNTIEGQLISTGAFEILFNDVPVWSKLETGRIPSPPELFQIIEDNSFFRDANPRSLQL comes from the exons atggCTGAAAACAGCAGATATGTAATGGGAGGCTTGTTTGTCCTCTTTCTTGCGTTTTCTATAAGGGAGATATTCTCAGGAAATACTGGAAATGATGCATCTGTTGTGAAAGAAATTCCAAAGactaatttcaaaaatgcttttactgGTCCAATGCTGAAATTTATGTATTG ttattcttGAGGTTATCGTCGTGTCTTCGAGCAGTATGCTTCTATCATTCAAGAAAAGTATCCAGAAATTACTGTTCTCGGAGATACGTTTCCTCCTCCTCCATTCCGTATGCATCTAGCTAATATTATAGGATTTGTGAAGTGGTGTATAATTGCAATGGTATTAGCCAATTTCAATCCTTTTGTTGCTCTAGGAATAAATACACCTTCCATCTTCATGTGGATGACACAAAATAAG ctttATGCCTGTTTAATGGTGTTTTTCCTTAGCAACACAATAGAAGGCCAATTAATTTCAACTGGAGCatttgaaatactatttaatg ATGTACCTGTTTGGTCCAAACTTGAAACTGGTAGAATACCTTCACCACCTGAGCTTTTCCAAATAATTGAAGACAATTCATTTTTTAGGGATGCCAATCCACGTTCATTACAGTTATAG